The following proteins are encoded in a genomic region of Rhizobium sp. ZPR4:
- a CDS encoding GntR family transcriptional regulator: MIEAKQGVGRVAAFERIDPAFQLTVRDHVYRAIRSAILSGAFAAGERLNERQLAEQFGVSTTPIKEALRQIEMEGLVETLPRRGIAIRFSMQWAEEMILARAALESMIARLAARRIDKPSGTELLATVDVMKTATKSGDADQLIALNETFHDHIHRSSRCGYLAKLIERQQFYDASIRRIIHLDPAERRKALDEHAGIADAIVAGDADLAERLMRNHVVRSGETYLSIVFGKQKVSE; encoded by the coding sequence ATGATCGAAGCAAAGCAGGGCGTGGGTCGCGTGGCGGCCTTTGAACGAATTGATCCGGCTTTTCAGCTTACCGTGCGGGACCATGTCTATCGCGCGATCAGAAGTGCGATCTTGTCAGGCGCCTTTGCTGCGGGCGAAAGGCTCAACGAACGACAGCTGGCAGAGCAGTTCGGCGTCAGCACGACGCCGATCAAGGAGGCACTGCGCCAGATCGAAATGGAAGGCTTGGTCGAAACCTTGCCACGTCGCGGCATTGCGATCAGGTTCAGCATGCAATGGGCCGAAGAAATGATCCTTGCCCGCGCCGCGCTGGAATCGATGATCGCGCGTCTCGCCGCCAGGCGCATAGACAAGCCATCGGGAACTGAGCTTCTTGCCACGGTGGATGTCATGAAAACGGCAACCAAATCCGGAGATGCCGATCAGCTGATCGCGCTCAACGAGACGTTTCATGACCACATCCATCGCAGTTCGCGCTGCGGCTATCTCGCGAAGCTTATCGAGCGCCAGCAATTTTACGATGCAAGCATTCGCCGCATCATCCATCTCGATCCGGCGGAGCGGCGGAAGGCCCTGGATGAACACGCAGGCATCGCTGATGCGATCGTTGCCGGCGATGCGGATTTGGCCGAACGCTTGATGCGCAATCACGTTGTCCGCTCGGGCGAGACCTATCTCAGCATCGTCTTTGGAAAGCAAAAGGTATCTGAATAG